AGTCCGCTCTGTCAAGCAGCCATCGCCAGTTCGGTGTATAGGGCAGGAGTATCCAGACTGCTTTGTCCAATGCGCCGGCTATATGGGCGACACTGGTGTCGATGGTGATGACGATATCCATAAGTTCAGAGAGTGCAGCCGTATCGCTGAAATCCTTCAACTCATCGCCAAGGTGCACGATATCGGTGCAGGAGTTGAGCGCATCCCTGTCACTCTCCTCTATCTCCTTTTGCAGGCTGACATACTGAAAGCCTCCAGGGAGCTGCTCAATCAGCAGGGAGAGCGCAATATTGCGGTTGTGGTCAGGCTTCACCGCAGTGCTCCATACCAGGCCGACACGGGGAGCGCTCTTCTCTCCGAGCCGCTCTCTCCAGTAATTGAGTTTAAGCGGATCATTTTTGATGTAGCCGCCGGCATCGGGAATGGTGTCCAACGTTGTTTTGAAGGCCAGCGGCAAGCTGAGCAGGGGAGTGTGATAATCAAACCGGGGCAACAAATCACCCTGTTGCACGGCCTGCGTAACACCCTCCAGATGGTTGAGTAACCTGTAGAGCGGTTGAGGCAGTTCCAGAATTACACGGGCCCCCGATTCAGCCACCAGGCGGGTGTAACGGGCGAACTGAATGGTATCGCCCAATCCCTGTTCGCTGTGCAAAAGAATGGTTTTTCCTGCAAGAGAGTCCTTTCCAAGCCAGAGTGGCCGGTCAAAGTCGCGTTTCGGGGAGCTGAATCTACTATACCGCCAGCGCCACTCATAGAGCTCCCAGCCGGATTGGAAGTTGCCCTTGAGGAGCAGGGCGAATGCCTTGTTCAGCCATGCGTCGGCAAAGTCAGCTCTCAATGCAATCGCCAGCTCAAAACTGATGAGCGCTTCGTCGAACCGGTTGAGCTGCTGGAGGGCAAGGCCTCGATTCGAGAGCGCTTCAGCATAGTCCGCTTTAAGGGCTATTGCCCAGTCATAACTGTCGAGAGCCTCCTCGAACCGGTTGAGCTCCTGCAGGGTATTGCCACGATTGGAGAGTGCTTCGGGAAAATACGGTTTGAGGGTTATGGCTTTGTCAAAGCTTGCAAGAGCATCCGCAAACTTTTTCAGTTCATGGAGAGCCAGACCTCGATTCGAGTAGGCTTCGGAGTACTCCGGTTTACGTGCAATGGCACGGTTATAGCTCTCTACAGCCGCATCCAGCAGCCCGAGTTCTTTAAGCGCTATGCCGCGATTACTGTAAAAGGTTGCGTTATGCGGAGAGAGCACAATAGCCCTGCCAATCAGATCCGCAGCTCTCTGATGCTCTCTTGACTGGAGCGCTGCTACCCCGGATAAGTGAAGTGCATCAACGTGTTTTGGTGAAACTGCCAGAATCTGCTCGTAAAGCACCATTGCCTGTGCGACCTTGCCTTGCTGATGCAGCGTTAACGCCTGCCGGAATGTTAGATCAAGTTGTGCATCCGTGAGGTCGTTTGAGGGGCGCGATGAAGCAAGCCGGGTAGAAGCGGTGATCAGATCTGCGTTGAGCTGTTGCAATACCCCCTCCCAATCTCCTGTGCTATCCTGTCTGTAGAGCGTTGCGGAATCATACCATGGAGAGTCCGGTCGATCAAGTAACCAGCGCCAGTCAGGAGCGAATGGCAGAACTATCCAGACCGTTTTGCCCAAAGCACCGGCCAGATGCGCCACACAGGTGTCAATACTGATGATGATATCCATCAGCTCGCAGAGGGCCGCTGTATCGCTGAAATCAACCAGATCGTCGCCAAAATGCACTATCTCCGGATGAGCAAGCAGTGTTTCCCTGTCAGGCTCTCTGAGCTCTTTTTGGAGACTTACATAGTGAAACCCTGATGGGAGACACTGCAATAGTGATGAGAGGGGAATGCTCCGGTTTTGGTAAGGTTCAGTGTTTCCACTCCAAACCAGACCGATACAGGGTTTGGTTTGGTTCCCTAACCTGAGATTCCAGTGCGCTACCTTGCCGGGATCGCTTTTCAGGTAGTGTTGCGGGGAAGGAATGGTCTCTAACTCGGTACTGAATGCCAGAGGCAAGCTCGGCAACGGACAGTGAAAGTCGAAATGTGGTAATGGAGATCCGGGTATGCCGGTTTCGGAGACCCCGTCAATCTCCCTGATTAAACCGATGAGCGACAGAGGAACATCCATGATGACCCGTGCCCCGAGATCAGCAACGGATTTGGCGTACCGGGAGAACTGGATGGTATCGCCCAATCCCTGTTCACTGTGGAGCAGTATGGTTTTTCCTTTCAGAGACTCTTTTCCAAGCCAAAGTGGTTGCGAAAAGTGGCGATTCGGGGATGGATACTTCTCGTTTTTCCAGCGATACTCAAAAAGCTCGAAACCCTCTTTGAAGTTGCCCTTGAGGAGCAGGGTTATTGCTTTGTTAACCCGGGGAGCAACAAGGTCAGGCTGGAGTCTGATCGCAGAGTCAAAGCTTGTTAGCGCAGCATCCAGCTCTTTTCGATCTTTCAGTACAAGCCCCCGGTTAGCGTAAGCTTCAGCATAATCCGGTTTGAGCGCAATGGCCTGATCAAAGCACGAAAGAGCATCTCCAGACTGATTGAGGTGATGGAGTATATTTCCTTTATAGTAGTAGGCTTTGGCAATGTCATATTTGAGATCAAGAGCTTTATCAAAACTTGCAAGAGCGGTCTTGAACTCTCCCTGATCATAGAGCACCATGCCCTGATTTGCGTACGCATCGGCAAAGTCCGGCTTGAG
This DNA window, taken from Candidatus Chlorobium masyuteum, encodes the following:
- a CDS encoding tetratricopeptide repeat protein is translated as MPRTSSSDSAQVTAKFKSALSFHQQGELAQAEALYEEILTIQPKQADSLHMLGVIAFQKKEYRKAVDLFGKAIEIYPRHSAFYNNRGNALYELRQLDAALASFDQAIALKPDFADAYANQGMVLYDQGEFKTALASFDKALDLKYDIAKAYYYKGNILHHLNQSGDALSCFDQAIALKPDYAEAYANRGLVLKDRKELDAALTSFDSAIRLQPDLVAPRVNKAITLLLKGNFKEGFELFEYRWKNEKYPSPNRHFSQPLWLGKESLKGKTILLHSEQGLGDTIQFSRYAKSVADLGARVIMDVPLSLIGLIREIDGVSETGIPGSPLPHFDFHCPLPSLPLAFSTELETIPSPQHYLKSDPGKVAHWNLRLGNQTKPCIGLVWSGNTEPYQNRSIPLSSLLQCLPSGFHYVSLQKELREPDRETLLAHPEIVHFGDDLVDFSDTAALCELMDIIISIDTCVAHLAGALGKTVWIVLPFAPDWRWLLDRPDSPWYDSATLYRQDSTGDWEGVLQQLNADLITASTRLASSRPSNDLTDAQLDLTFRQALTLHQQGKVAQAMVLYEQILAVSPKHVDALHLSGVAALQSREHQRAADLIGRAIVLSPHNATFYSNRGIALKELGLLDAAVESYNRAIARKPEYSEAYSNRGLALHELKKFADALASFDKAITLKPYFPEALSNRGNTLQELNRFEEALDSYDWAIALKADYAEALSNRGLALQQLNRFDEALISFELAIALRADFADAWLNKAFALLLKGNFQSGWELYEWRWRYSRFSSPKRDFDRPLWLGKDSLAGKTILLHSEQGLGDTIQFARYTRLVAESGARVILELPQPLYRLLNHLEGVTQAVQQGDLLPRFDYHTPLLSLPLAFKTTLDTIPDAGGYIKNDPLKLNYWRERLGEKSAPRVGLVWSTAVKPDHNRNIALSLLIEQLPGGFQYVSLQKEIEESDRDALNSCTDIVHLGDELKDFSDTAALSELMDIVITIDTSVAHIAGALDKAVWILLPYTPNWRWLLDRADSPWYNSARLYRQQRFGDWKSLLENVTLDLVTEYGK